In the genome of Pediococcus claussenii ATCC BAA-344, one region contains:
- the mnmG gene encoding tRNA uridine-5-carboxymethylaminomethyl(34) synthesis enzyme MnmG: MTEIKQYEGKSYDVIVVGAGHAGSEAALAAARMGNKTLLMTINLDMVAFMPCNPSIGGPAKGIVVREIDALGGEMGRNIDKTYVQMRMLNTGKGPAVRALRAQADKHAYHDEMKKTIEEEPNLTLRQGVVDDLIVEDGICKGVITNTGARYQAKSVVLTLGTAARGKIIIGELQYSSGPNNSQSALELTKNLTEKYNFDLERFKTGTPPRVDGGTINYSETEEQPGDEKPNHFSFSTPDDQYIDVKNQLSCWLTYTNKKTHEIIRENLDRAPMFSGMIEGVGPRYCPSIEDKIVRFADKDRHQLFLEPEGRKTEEWYVQGLSTSMPEEVQQQILHSIKGLENVEMMRPGYAIEYDVVAPYQLKPTLETKLIKNLYTAGQTNGTSGYEEAAGQGLIAGINAGRRALGLEPFTLKRSDAYIGVMIDDLVTKGTKEPYRLLTSRAEYRLILRHDNADLRLTEMGHDLGLVSNDDYQAFLNKKADIEAELQRLESIRIKPSQVQEFLEDKGSSGLKDGVLAAEFLRRPEVSYEDLLKFIESPEKPLDRRVVEQVEIEVKYAGYIKKAQDRVDRLKKMEAKVIPDRIDFEAINGLATEGRQKLEKIRPETIAQASRISGVTPADIAILSVYIQQGRIAKV, from the coding sequence ATGACAGAGATTAAGCAATATGAGGGTAAAAGTTATGATGTAATCGTTGTCGGTGCAGGACATGCTGGTTCCGAAGCGGCTTTAGCAGCTGCGAGAATGGGTAACAAGACTCTTTTAATGACGATTAATCTTGATATGGTCGCATTTATGCCATGTAACCCGTCAATCGGGGGACCAGCTAAGGGAATAGTAGTCCGCGAGATTGATGCTCTTGGTGGAGAAATGGGACGTAATATTGATAAGACTTATGTTCAGATGCGTATGTTAAATACGGGAAAAGGCCCAGCAGTTAGAGCGTTACGTGCGCAGGCTGATAAGCATGCTTATCACGACGAGATGAAAAAGACAATTGAAGAAGAACCTAATTTAACTTTGCGACAGGGTGTTGTTGATGATTTAATCGTTGAAGATGGTATTTGTAAAGGTGTCATCACAAATACAGGAGCGCGGTACCAAGCTAAGAGTGTGGTATTAACATTGGGAACAGCTGCGAGAGGAAAGATTATTATTGGTGAACTTCAATATTCATCTGGTCCCAATAATTCGCAGTCCGCTCTTGAGCTAACGAAGAACTTAACTGAAAAATATAATTTTGATCTTGAACGTTTTAAGACAGGTACACCTCCTCGGGTTGATGGAGGTACAATTAATTACTCAGAAACTGAAGAGCAACCAGGTGACGAAAAGCCAAATCATTTCAGCTTTTCAACCCCAGACGATCAATATATTGATGTTAAGAATCAGTTGTCATGCTGGTTAACATATACAAATAAAAAAACGCACGAAATTATTCGTGAAAATTTAGATCGTGCTCCAATGTTTTCTGGAATGATCGAAGGCGTAGGACCACGTTATTGCCCTTCAATTGAAGATAAAATTGTTCGCTTCGCTGACAAAGATCGCCATCAGCTGTTCCTTGAACCAGAAGGTCGAAAGACAGAGGAATGGTATGTTCAAGGACTATCAACTTCTATGCCAGAGGAAGTACAACAACAAATTTTGCACTCAATTAAAGGATTAGAAAATGTCGAAATGATGCGTCCAGGTTATGCAATTGAATATGATGTTGTTGCCCCATATCAATTGAAACCAACTTTAGAAACTAAGTTAATTAAAAATTTATATACTGCTGGTCAAACTAATGGTACTTCTGGATATGAGGAAGCAGCCGGGCAAGGATTAATTGCTGGTATAAATGCTGGTCGTCGTGCATTAGGTTTAGAACCATTTACTTTAAAACGAAGTGATGCATATATCGGAGTTATGATTGATGATTTAGTTACTAAGGGTACAAAGGAGCCATATCGTTTGTTGACAAGTCGTGCAGAATACCGTTTGATTTTGCGTCATGATAACGCAGATTTACGCCTAACTGAGATGGGACATGATTTGGGATTGGTAAGCAACGATGATTATCAGGCATTTTTAAATAAGAAGGCTGACATTGAAGCTGAACTTCAGCGCTTGGAATCGATTAGAATTAAACCCAGTCAAGTTCAGGAGTTTTTGGAAGACAAAGGATCATCTGGGTTAAAAGATGGCGTGTTGGCTGCTGAATTTTTGCGCAGACCAGAAGTATCATACGAAGATCTGTTGAAGTTCATTGAGTCTCCCGAAAAGCCATTGGACCGACGGGTTGTTGAGCAAGTTGAAATTGAAGTTAAATATGCTGGGTATATTAAAAAGGCCCAAGACCGGGTTGACCGTTTGAAGAAAATGGAAGCCAAGGTGATTCCTGATCGAATTGATTTTGAAGCAATTAACGGCCTTGCAACAGAGGGACGTCAGAAACTCGAAAAAATTAGACCAGAAACAATTGCGCAAGCCTCAAGAATTAGTGGTGTCACACCGGCTGATATTGCAATATTGTCAGTTTATATTCAACAGGGAAGAATTGCTAAAGTTTAG